One segment of Scleropages formosus chromosome 23, fSclFor1.1, whole genome shotgun sequence DNA contains the following:
- the adnp2b gene encoding activity-dependent neuroprotector homeobox protein 2b, protein MYQVPVGNLDKIRKSRKKVKNILCDIGLENCKGLLEELKSFDTGDKSFHNTDWTDFTEGHNGKRRKKWRYRTQMLCCSLCKFSARTWHSYRNHIQRFHEEEQDLGSLSACSFCPFISHPKILGKHFRIFHSGPAKTTVFTGPSATAPLPSATSTAESYSCRKCAYQDSMMYCMKKHILVNHYFNLLNRYFGQRTESEQWANGPNSSRFYCKVCCLSAENSEHLLYHLLSSEKHKELEVHIKALIYKHKGAKKYLPNLAPKASQQPIYSTPVVPGSRDHQPAKTHVGPLPGGTLTGTILHGAPHNTTTLVCAPGTNPTFLPAQASALVQLASAEAKGLLRPASVVAAQQNTQPSRAFAAALPTTVGLAPPLAPSSVGTALPNISPSAPTPLPITVGVPAQPPSRQVLLPPGVQVNVQGNLGLRAAGPQPLLVTQRLPLSPPAPRGTMLASQSLLSHLIPTGNKVNGLPTYTLAPLHVTMPVQSSNVQTITKGPTQMVAGSPAGLPPQSKPTVADSTLNSTAGSKEAKKWMTCPVCNELFPSNVYQVHTEVAHKVSTKSSLQGLAARAPFLKKMPDKTVKCLMCKILLSEKGLFEHLLHGLNCLYCPGMFYSIKQLIEHTNAEHSPSQKANCDFMRREYRLYTDDHGNLLFPYFDINTTAPKELLGDKELNLALVTGSLDLIFLKMFPASIQPVCRTPVKTTCTDCPFCPEKLQSTENYHLHLKVKHYIMPTIHAILKTPAFKCIYCSGVYSGKTTPKAISMHVQRCRCAPKTAKDVERLINPDLRNRTAVTGNKGDQGAALYPKESASKSSATDAELQSKLRLEVAVREAVEANKREREARAAKRRRVESPKNAAQPVVQNEEQQEDSEVALILDPTGMEMRSFEERKEFLTKFFNRQPYVTKKEAEILAARLWLNKSDVNHQFGMKRTKCMKAIQKKRTVVLLGFNMAELKKVKHNLLIPEIHPEEMTA, encoded by the exons GAGCTTAAAAGTTTTGACACTGGTGATAAATCTTTCCATAACACAGACTGGACTGATTTCACAGAGGGCCACAATGGCAAACGACGAAAAAAG TGGCGGTACCGCACACAGATGTTGTGCTGTAGCCTGTGCAAGTTCTCGGCACGGACTTGGCACTCATACAGGAACCACATTCAGCGATTCCATGAAgaggagcaggacctgggctcACTGTCCGCTTGCTCTTTCTGCCCATTTATTAGCCACCCAAAAATTCTTGGCAAGCACTTCAGGATCTTCCACAGTGGCCCAGCGAAGACTACAGTATTCACAGGCCCAtcagccactgcaccactgccctCAGCTACTAGCACTGCAGAGAGCTACTCCTGTCGAAAATGCGCTTACCAGGACTCAATGATGTATTGTATGAAGAAACATATCTTGGTGAATCACTATTTCAATCTGCTGAACCGTTATTttggacagaggacagagagtgAACAGTGGGCTAATGGTCCAAACTCTTCTAGGTTTTACTGCAAAGTCTGTTGCCTTTCTGCTGAGAACTCGGAGCATCTCCTCTACCACCTCCTATCATCTGAGAAGCACAAAGAGTTAGAAGTGCATATCAAGGCCCTCATATACAAACACAAGGGGGCAAAGAAGTACCTCCCAAATTTAGCACCCAAGGCCTCGCAACAGCCCATTTACAGCACTCCTGTGGTTCCAGGTTCCAGAGATCATCAGCCAGCAAAGACTCATGTGGGCCCATTGCCTGGAGGCACGCTCACTGGGACAATACTGCATGGAGCCCCACACAACACAACCACTCTGGTGTGTGCCCCTGGCACAAATCCCACTTTCCTCCCTGCCCAGGCTTCAGCTCTGGTGCAATTGGCCAGCGCGGAAGCCAAAGGCCTACTTCGGCCTGCTTCAGTGGTGGCTGCACAGCAGAACACCCAGCCGTCAAGGGCTTTTGCAGCTGCACTGCCTACCACAGTGGGCCTGGCACCTCCCTTGGCTCCAAGTTCAGTGGGTACAGCCCTTCCAAACATTTCGCCCAGTGCCCCTACACCGCTGCCAATCACTGTGGGTGTGCCTGCACAGCCACCGTCGAGACAGGTTCTCCTGCCACCAGGAGTTCAAGTCAATGTCCAGGGCAATTTGGGACTGCGAGCGGCAGGCCCACAACCCCTCCTCGTTACCCAGAGACTCCCCTTGAGCCCGCCTGCTCCCCGAGGTACCATGCTTGCATCACAATCACTTCTCAGTCACCTAATCCCTACAGGCAACAAAGTCAATGGCTTACCCACCTATACTTTGGCCCCTCTCCATGTCACAATGCCAGTCCAGTCAAGCAATGTTCAAACAATTACTAAGGGACCTACGCAGATGGTTGCTGGCAGCCCTGCAGGCCTGCCCCCGCAAAGTAAACCGACTGTTGCCGATTCCACTCTGAACTCTACTGCTGGTTCCAAAGAAGCCAAAAAGTGGATGACATGCCCTGTATGTAACGAGCTCTTTCCTTCCAATGTCTACCAGGTGCACACAGAGGTGGCGCACAAGGTGTCAACCAAAAGCAGTTTGCAAGGATTAGCTGCCCGAGCACCCTTCTTGAAAAAGATGCCAGataaaactgttaaatgttTGATGTGCAAAATTTTGTTGTCAGAAAAAGGACTATTTGAGCATCTGTTACATGGTTTGAACTGTCTGTACTGTCCGGGAATGTTCTACTCCATAAAGCAACTTATAGAACATACCAATGCAGAGCACAGTCCTTCACAGAAGGCCAACTGTGACTTCATGAGGCGAGAATATCGACTGTATACTGATGACCACGGCAACCTTTTGTTTCCTTATTTTGACATAAATACAACGGCTCCTAAAGAGCTACTAGGAGACAAAGAGCtaaatttggcccttgtcacaGGGTCCCTGGACCTGatctttttgaaaatgtttccagCATCTATCCAGCCAGTGTGCAGGACACCTGTTAAGACTACATGCACAGACTGTCCCTTTTGCCCCGAAAAACTCCAGAGCACAGAGAACTATCATCTTCATCTGAAGGTGAAGCACTACATTATGCCCACAATCCACGCAATTTTAAAAACTCCTGCTTTCAAGTGTATATACTGCAGCGGTGTGTACAGTGGGAAGACCACACCTAAGGCCATCTCCATGCATGTGCAGCGCTGCAGGTGTGCGCCCAAGACCGCCAAAGATGTGGAGAGACTGATAAATCCCGATCTCAGGAATCGGACAGCTGTGACTGGAAACAAGGGTGACCAAGGCGCTGCCTTGTATCCCAAAGAATCTGCCTCCAAGTCTTCTGCCACAGATGCAGAATTGCAGAGTAAGCTGAGGTTGGAGGTGGCCGTGAGGGAGGCGGTGGAGGCAAACAAGCGAGAGAGGGAGGCCAGAGCAGCCAAGCGGCGACGAGTGGAATCGCCAAAGAACGCTGCGCAGCCTGTGGTCCAGAATGAGGAACAGCAGGAGGACTCTGAAGTGGCACTTATCCTGGATCCCACAGGAATGGAGATGCGCTCTTTTGAAGAGCGGAAGGAGTTCCTTACCAAGTTTTTCAATCGACAGCCTTATGTGACCAAGAAAGAAGCCGAAATTCTGGCTGCCCGCTTGTGGCTTAATAAGAGCGACGTAAACCACCAGTTTGGTATGAAGCGTACAAAATGCATGAAGGCAATCCAGAAAAAGAGGACTGTGGTGCTGCTAGGGTTTAACATGGCCGAGCTGAAGAAAGTGAAGCATAACCTTTTAATTCCAGAAATACATCCTGAAGAAATGACTGCTTAA